In the Drosophila gunungcola strain Sukarami unplaced genomic scaffold, Dgunungcola_SK_2 000001F, whole genome shotgun sequence genome, one interval contains:
- the LOC128262940 gene encoding uncharacterized protein LOC128262940 — protein MSPHYMNCALVAQFPWKSKMVSICERKFSRSRRLSHDQCLWLQRNQLEIQQLAKLVGSHPEDIDEFLFELSLQNYNRQLNAKGCGWNACNVPLCYPYICDRYMSIFDHRGNLRSPSQSNSLQRILPLLLDYLNGDSPDGQKGSPIYEARPAGHQANHLPMVLSSDSESSDEESLNPIDWSLGPSSSSRVMMKRKRSISRHESQVLKPQSESESEKDLTREKNPKSFGRQSVFLNDELALAYGKPIAYAEYLMKGLGRHRTRGSYSGPVGDLRTKRIRILIRQLVKRKGANITFDDLRHALKNVDLEWKSTAKKDLGREVRTAKEISNLYYEIVQRKSKQPIPPVLGTVRGNYPKVPSASKLPRRYLGDQVPVFFYEPFDPRKNWTGKRRQTKKIRLNSKNDFSTSKTKRHVRTSLKKKIKALEDQDSMHSTISAKSQSGKRVSL, from the coding sequence ATGAGCCCGCATTACATGAATTGTGCCCTTGTAGCACAGTTTCCGTGGAAATCTAAGATGGTTTCGATCTGCGAGCGAAAGTTTTCTAGATCTAGACGTCTTTCCCATGATCAATGCCTTTGGCTGCAAAGAAACCAATTGGAAATCCAGCAATTGGCCAAACTGGTTGGATCCCATCCCGAGGACATAGATGAATTCCTTTTCGAACTCAGCCTGCAGAACTACAATCGTCAATTAAATGCCAAGGGCTGCGGTTGGAATGCCTGCAATGTGCCCCTTTGTTATCCATATATCTGTGATCGGTACATGAGCATCTTCGATCACCGAGGTAATTTAAGGAGTCCCAGCCAATCAAATAGTCTTCAAAGAATACTTCCGTTACTGCTGGATTACTTAAATGGCGATTCGCCTGACGGCCAAAAGGGTTCACCAATTTACGAGGCGCGTCCTGCCGGCCATCAAGCGAACCACCTTCCGATGGTTTTGAGTTCAGATTCAGAATCCAGCGATGAGGAAAGTCTGAACCCTATAGATTGGAGCTTGGGTCCTTCAAGCAGTTCAAGGGTTATGATGAAGAGAAAACGTTCCATTTCACGCCATGAATCACAGGTACTAAAACCGCAGTCCGAATCAGAATCTGAGAAGGACTTGACTAGGGAAAAGAACCCTAAATCGTTTGGACGACAGTCTGTTTTTCTCAACGATGAACTAGCATTAGCTTATGGCAAGCCAATTGCTTATGCGGAATATCTAATGAAAGGACTAGGTCGACATCGAACTAGGGGGAGCTATTCGGGTCCTGTTGGAGATCTAAGGACTAAACGTATTCGAATTTTAATTAGGCAGCTGGTTAAAAGAAAGGGAGCCAATATAACTTTCGACGATTTAAGGCATGCTCTAAAAAATGTAGATCTTGAGTGGAAATCGACAGCAAAAAAGGATTTAGGCCGTGAGGTTCGAACCGCCAAAGAGATCTCAAACCTATACTACGAAATAGTGCAGCGAAAGTCTAAGCAACCTATACCGCCCGTTCTTGGAACAGTGCGAGGAAATTATCCAAAGGTTCCATCCGCTTCAAAACTTCCCAGAAGGTATTTGGGTGATCAAGTCCCTGTGTTCTTTTATGAGCCCTTCGATCCAAGAAAGAATTGGACCGGGAAACGTCgacagacaaaaaaaatccGTCTAAATTCCAAGAACGATTTCTCTACATCCAAGACCAAACGACATGTACGCACTTCCTTgaagaagaaaattaaagcACTTGAAGATCAGGATTCAATGCACTCTACCATCAGTGCTAAAAGTCAGTCCGGGAAACGTGTGTCTCTATAA
- the LOC128262939 gene encoding uncharacterized protein LOC128262939, translating to MNSCCCRSHSDRTNPMACLPQFPRLQRVQSCRPYLEGRKSASCCMSSERRWGQRNGEIVQLLAKVVDKSANSVRSFLHQLTLQLFARILYPLMAGWNTLKIPFVQPDTCELYYGIFDECGNLRWPMPIRTFLILITMMQYFLNLPTQKLCRGKNKCAYCKKKDDNIKHIHNPGYCGKDAITSFSRRGPTAKDPSPKSQVWAELRRLGYEKPGSHNSDLNTYPSDESIPYGYAPYRCPCQASERELSKAQSSRRGLPSPYANVQDPEALQNACEAELQSPMLASDCNESSAMTAISPQTAQLIHITRISNLYTAVVENRHSRQLLGDGRPPKQRIIPCTKQRFSGGFLMPQPYFNGMHWSWLHREPQRMVRLPSGGLPLQIPRYRRQLLDEEYQGFKSKYEDISRQVNPFKESSPSPFDNYSKENRFTPEKRLIEIDFESLPTEKTENLQFSIAHKGRQVPIEVSKKMEWKAHLLKRVNQARKLKGPLDYWRDMMDGYQLGRTFDQEGKDALSTLNLISPIKRKESSPISVKRNNNCLSSVKQKSENRGDSVSPQNKIMPISRKQENLNLSDSTEQTNIASEIKPRKTKNRSVDELLRSVNRDNLRSREQKYPDPEDYRREMARDHSKNRRYQRKTAGESILLIKTAESIGRMPGFIKLNETNQPLTDISCSGKPLLKKKSIECLDKKVRFRVQIPPSLEKVKPEEDMKPKIRRTFFLSGGGDQQYSKSHAEGSKTKTLSNDEDINIIYKPRKAKSLERIIRTIKFLSDDPPKQIVRHKTQAADANSRKTSQGNSKSKAHKFIERCYGMRSKLINLTELETLNNKHNRRKPVTSML from the coding sequence ATGAATTCTTGCTGCTGTCGATCGCACAGCGATCGCACGAATCCGATGGCCTGTCTACCGCAATTTCCTCGTCTCCAGCGGGTCCAAAGCTGTAGGCCGTATTTAGAGGGCCGCAAGTCAGCCAGCTGTTGTATGTCGAGCGAGAGGCGATGGGGTCAGAGAAACGGGGAAATTGTTCAATTGCTGGCCAAGGTGGTGGACAAATCTGCCAATTCGGTCCGCTCTTTTTTGCATCAACTGACCCTGCAGCTTTTCGCCAGGATTCTCTACCCTTTGATGGCAGGTTGGAATACGCTCAAGATACCATTTGTCCAACCCGATACCTGTGAACTTTACTACGGCATCTTCGATGAATGTGGTAACCTGAGATGGCCGATGCCCATTAGGACATTCCTTATCCTCATAACCATGATGCAGTACTTTCTGAACCTACCCACACAGAAGTTATGCAGGGGAAAGAACAAGTGTGcatattgcaaaaaaaaggatGATAATATCAAACACATACACAATCCTGGCTATTGTGGCAAAGATGCCATAACTTCCTTCTCTAGACGTGGACCCACTGCAAAGGACCCATCGCCAAAAAGTCAAGTGTGGGCAGAACTCAGGCGATTGGGATACGAAAAGCCTGGCAGTCATAATTCCGATCTAAATACTTATCCCTCTGATGAATCTATACCATATGGCTATGCACCCTATCGGTGTCCTTGTCAGGCCAGCGAACGTGAGCTTTCCAAAGCTCAGAGCTCTAGACGGGGGCTTCCAAGTCCTTATGCCAATGTGCAGGATCCCGAGGCCTTACAAAATGCCTGCGAGGCGGAGCTGCAAAGTCCCATGTTAGCTTCCGATTGCAATGAAAGCTCTGCTATGACAGCCATTTCGCCACAAACAGCCCAACTCATACACATTACTCGCATCTCAAATCTATATACTGCAGTCGTTGAGAACCGACATTCAAGACAATTACTTGGAGATGGTAGGCCGCCTAAGCAAAGGATAATACCCTGCACTAAGCAGAGATTCTCCGGCGGTTTCCTAATGCCCCAACCCTATTTCAATGGCATGCACTGGAGTTGGCTGCACAGGGAACCGCAGAGAATGGTGCGACTTCCAAGTGGTGGTCTACCATTGCAAATCCCTCGTTATAGGCGTCAACTCTTGGATGAGGAGTACCAAggttttaaaagtaaatatgagGACATAAGCCGACAGGTTAACCCCTTTAAGGAAAGCAGTCCCTCGCCTTTTGATAATTATTCAAAAGAAAATAGATTTACACCAGAAAAAAGATTGATTGAGATAGATTTTGAATCACTTCCTACcgaaaaaactgaaaatctTCAGTTTTCCATAGCCCATAAGGGAAGACAAGTTCCAATAGAAGTAAGCAAGAAAATGGAATGGAAGGcgcatttattaaaaagagtTAATCAAGCTAGAAAACTCAAAGGTCCTTTGGATTACTGGCGGGATATGATGGACGGATATCAGTTGGGAAGAACATTCGATCAAGAAGGAAAAGACGCTTTGAGTACACTTAACCTAATATCACCTATAAAGAGAAAAGAGAGCTCTCCCATTTCggttaaaagaaataataactGCTTGAGTTCAGTTAAGCAAAAATCTGAAAATCGTGGAGATAGTGTATCGCCTCAGAACAAAATAATGCCTATAAGTCGTAAGCAAGAAAATCTTAACTTAAGTGATTCCACCGAACAGACAAACATAGCATCAGAGATAAAACCTAGAAAAACCAAGAACAGGTCAGTAGATGAGCTTCTACGATCTGTAAATAGAGATAACTTAAGGAGCAGAGAACAAAAATATCCTGATCCCGAGGATTACAGAAGAGAAATGGCCAGGGATCACTCTAAAAATCGACGGTATCAAAGGAAAACTGCTGGGGAGAGTATCCTTCTTATAAAGACTGCAGAAAGCATTGGACGAATGCCTGGATTTATTAAGTTAAATGAGACCAACCAGCCTTTAACAGATATATCATGTTCAGGAAAACCattattgaagaaaaaaagtatagAATGCTTAGATAAAAAGGTGCGATTTCGTGTTCAGATACCTCCAAGTTTAGAGAAAGTAAAGCCAGAAGAAGATATGAAACCAAAGATCAGACGAACATTTTTTCTGTCTGGAGGTGGAGATCAGCAGTACAGTAAGTCCCATGCAGAAggaagcaaaacaaaaacgctTTCAAATGATGAGgatataaacataatatataagcCTAGGAAGGCAAAGTCTCTAGAAAGAATAATCAgaacaattaaatttctttctgATGACCCTCCAAAGCAGATTGTAAGGCATAAGACGCAAGCCGCAGACGCGAATTCACGGAAAACATCTCAGGGAAATTCCAAATCGAAAGCtcataaatttattgaaagaTGTTACGGAATGCGAtcaaaattaatcaatttaacAGAACTGGAAaccctaaacaacaaacacaatcGAAGAAAGCCAGTAACTTCTATGTTGTGA